The nucleotide sequence AGGCGCATCGTTGATTCTGCTTCTTTTTGTGACATATCTATCACACTATCCACCAACTCTTTTTTAAAGATACCCGGTAAGTAAGCAGGTGACCAACGACGAATACCAGGAATTTGACTTTTCTCTTCAGGCTGAAGACCTATCACTTGCACACTATTAGATTGTGTTTTTAAGTAACTTCCCACACCTGTGATTGTGCCCGTTGTTCCCATACTTGAAACAAAATGCGTAATACGACCTTGTGTTTGTTGCCAAATTTCAGGGCCTGTTGAAATAAAATGTGCTCTTGGATTATCGGGGTTATTAAATTGGTCTAATACCTTACCTTCACCCTGTTGTTCCATTTGTTGTGCGAGATCTCGTGCACCTTCCATACCGATTTCACGACTCACTAAAATCAATTCTGCGCCATAAGCTTGCATTGATGCTTGACGCTCTTTACTCATATTCTCAGGCATTAGCAGCTTTAAACGGTAACCTTTTACCGCCGCAATCATCGCTAAGGCAATCCCCGTATTACCACTGGTTGCTTCAATCAACGTATCACCCGGCTTTATTTCACCGCGTAATTCCGCTTGTTCAATCATCGATAATGCAGCTCTGTCTTTTACTGAACCTGCGGGATTATTGCCTTCAAGCTTAACCCAGATTTCAGCGTCTACCTCTTGTGTAAGTCGTTGTAGTTTTACTAATGGTGTATTACCAATAAATTGTTCTAACCCTGCCACAATAAGTCCCTGCTCATTTGTTTGTCTGTATTAATGAAGAAATCACATTTAACTTATTAACGCAATAACATTAACGTAATTCGATAAGTCTCTACACTTTCGTAAAAACCAAAACACCCACGCTAAAAATAAGCATGGGTGAGAAATAATAAAAGGCTATGCTATTAATAAAATTAAGCGGTATAAGCTAACGATACTGTATTTAAGGGAGTATCTCCCGTATATAAACGGGCTTGAGCACCTCCCATATAATAGGTATTTCCTTTTGTTGGCGCCGAAGAAATATCATTCCAAACTGCAGTAATAGGTGTTTCACTCCAACCTAATGGCTGTAAAATTAACTGCCAATAATGCCCTTTGGGTGATACCTCAATAACCTTAACGGGTAATCTGCAAACACTATTGGCATGTACACTTAATGCAATTTCCCACGGACGTAAGAACACATCTACCGAACCTTGATAAAGCGGTGTCACAGATAATGGCAAGTGATATCCCCCAATCTGTAATTGAGCGCCATTAATTTTACCTTTTAGGTGGTTCACATCACCTAAAAATTCTAAAACAAAGCGACTTTTTGGTGATTGCCACACTTCTTGTGGTGTCCCTACTTGCTCTATTTTGCCATTTCCCATAATCACAATGCGATCAGCCACTTCCATCGCTTCTTGTTGATCATGAGTGACGAAGACACTGGTAAATTTAAGCTCTTCATGCAATTCACGTAACCAACGGCGTAATTCGGTTCTCACCTTGGCATCTAAAGCACCAAAAGGCTCATCTAATAACAAAATTTGAGGTTCAACGGCCAATGCTCTTGCTAAGGCTACACGCTGTTTCTGTCCGCCTGACAATTGTGCTGGATAACGTTGAGCTAAATGAGGCAATTGGATCATCTCTAATAACTGCTCAACTTTTTTATGAATTGCGTCTTTGCTAGGGCGCTCGCGGCGGGGCAATACGGTTAAACCAAAAGCGATATTCTCAAATACGGTCATATGGCGAAACAATGCATAATGCTGAAAAACAAAACCGACTTTGCGATCTCTCGCATGTAATCGGCTAACATCCTGCCCTTCAAAACGAATACTTCCTTGGGTTTGATGCTCAAGACCTGCAATAATACGTAAAAGTGTCGTTTTTCCCGATCCTGAAGGACCTAACAGCGCCACCATTTCACCTGAAGCCACATCAAGACTGACATCATGCAACACTTCAGTGCGATCAAAATATTTTGTGACACTATTAATTTCAATACTCATATTTTGCCTCTACTTTTGTGTAAATAATGATGTCATTGCTGACGAGCTAAGTGCCATTGCAATGCACTTTTAAACATTAAAGTGAATATTGCCATCATGGCGAGTAATGCAGCCGCCGTAAATGCGCCAACGGTATTGTAATCTTGATGAAGTAATTCCACTTGTAACGGTAGTGAATAGGTTTCGCCACGAATAGCACCAGACACCACAGAAACTGCACCAAACTCACCAATTGCTCTAGCATTCGTTAATACAACACCATAGAGCAATGCCCAGCGAATATTAGGCAACGTCACACGCCAAAACATCTTCCACCCACTCGCTCCTAATAACACGGCGGCTTCATCTTCTTGGCTACCTTGGCTCATCATCACTGGTACCAGTTCTCTGACTACAAAAGGGCAAGTGACAAACACCGTAACTAATACCATTCCCGGCCATGAGAACATAAGTTGGATATCAAATTGCGATAACCACTGCCCAGCCCAGCCATTGCTACCGTAAAAAAGCAGATAAAGTAATCCAGCAACCACTGGAGATACTGCAAATGGAATATCTATCAACGTCATTAACAGTTGGCGCCCCGGAAAACGAAAGCGCGTGACAAGCCATGCCATACTGACACCGAACAACATATTGACAGGTACAGTGATTATCGCGATGAGAACCGTTAACCAGACAGCATGTAACATATCGCTGTCTAATAAATTCTCAGTAAATATTTCAACGCCTTTTGAAAACGCGGTCATAAAGATCCACGCAATAGGCACAACTAAAAATAAAATGGATAACACAACGCCAGTAAAGATTAACCCCCACTTTACCCAATCAATTTGGAGACGATATACCGAGCGTTGTTGCATAATATCTGACATCAATGCCCCCTTAACCGTTGACCAAATCGGCTTTGTAATCCATTAATTGAAAACAGTAAGACTAATGAAACAAGTAAAATTACAGAAGCAACGGCACTTGCCGCAGGATAATCAAACTCTTGCAATCGAATAAAAATCATCAAAGAAACGACTTCTGTTTGCCATGCAATATTGCCAGCAATAAAAATAACGGCGCCAAACTCACCTAAACTGCGCGTAAAAGAGAGCGCGGTTCCCGCTATTAGTGCCGGTGATAATTCAGGTAATACAACCTTACGAAAAGTCTGCCAACGACTCGCTCCTAGCGTCTCAGCCGCTTCTTCATACTCAGGGCCTAACTCTTCAAGAACTGGCTGAACCGTTCTTACAACAAAAGGTAAACTGGTAAAAGCCATAGCAACGGCAATACCAATCCATGTATTAATGACTTTTATATCAAATTTATCCAATACAAAACCGTACCAGCCTTGTGTTGAAAAAAGCGTTGCGAGTGTCAAGCCCGCAACAGCCGTAGGTAAAGCGAAAGGTAAATCCATTAAACCATCAAGTAGTTGTCTACCTGGAAAACGGTAACGAGTAATGATCCACGCAAGCAACATACCGAAAATAGCATTAAAAATGCTGGCAACTGCCGCCGCTAATAGCGTGACTTTATAAGCGGCCACAATTTGTGGATGCGTGATTACTGCCCAATATTGGGCCCAACTCATATCAGAAAGTTGCACAACCAGCGCACTCATTGGTAACAGCAAGATCAAGCAGGTATAAAACAGTGTTCCACCTAAACTTAATCCAAATCCCGGTAAAACCCGTTTGCTGGTTGTGGTAAACATTATTGACGTCCTTGCGCTAATAACTTGTCAAGCATGCCATCTGTCGTGAAATGTGTTTTCATCACGTTATTCCAGTCACCAAATACTTCTTCAACCGTAAATAGTGACGTTGCGGGGAACTGTGCTGTTTTTTCAGCCATGACCGCTTTATCATTTACGCGATAATTAAATTGCGTGATGATCTCTTGTGCTCTAGGGCTGTATAAATAGTTTAGATAGGCTTTTGCCAGTGCTTCGTTGTCATTACGTTGAACATTTTTATCAATCCAAGCGACTGGAAATTCAGCTAAAATATCAACAGGTGGTACAATGACTTGATATTCATCTTCACCATATTGTTGACGAATATTATTAACTTCAGATTCAAAGCTTATTAATACATCTCCGAGTCCACGT is from Proteus columbae and encodes:
- the cysA gene encoding sulfate/thiosulfate ABC transporter ATP-binding protein CysA; the encoded protein is MSIEINSVTKYFDRTEVLHDVSLDVASGEMVALLGPSGSGKTTLLRIIAGLEHQTQGSIRFEGQDVSRLHARDRKVGFVFQHYALFRHMTVFENIAFGLTVLPRRERPSKDAIHKKVEQLLEMIQLPHLAQRYPAQLSGGQKQRVALARALAVEPQILLLDEPFGALDAKVRTELRRWLRELHEELKFTSVFVTHDQQEAMEVADRIVIMGNGKIEQVGTPQEVWQSPKSRFVLEFLGDVNHLKGKINGAQLQIGGYHLPLSVTPLYQGSVDVFLRPWEIALSVHANSVCRLPVKVIEVSPKGHYWQLILQPLGWSETPITAVWNDISSAPTKGNTYYMGGAQARLYTGDTPLNTVSLAYTA
- the cysT gene encoding sulfate/thiosulfate ABC transporter permease CysT; amino-acid sequence: MFTTTSKRVLPGFGLSLGGTLFYTCLILLLPMSALVVQLSDMSWAQYWAVITHPQIVAAYKVTLLAAAVASIFNAIFGMLLAWIITRYRFPGRQLLDGLMDLPFALPTAVAGLTLATLFSTQGWYGFVLDKFDIKVINTWIGIAVAMAFTSLPFVVRTVQPVLEELGPEYEEAAETLGASRWQTFRKVVLPELSPALIAGTALSFTRSLGEFGAVIFIAGNIAWQTEVVSLMIFIRLQEFDYPAASAVASVILLVSLVLLFSINGLQSRFGQRLRGH
- the cysW gene encoding sulfate/thiosulfate ABC transporter permease CysW, producing the protein MSDIMQQRSVYRLQIDWVKWGLIFTGVVLSILFLVVPIAWIFMTAFSKGVEIFTENLLDSDMLHAVWLTVLIAIITVPVNMLFGVSMAWLVTRFRFPGRQLLMTLIDIPFAVSPVVAGLLYLLFYGSNGWAGQWLSQFDIQLMFSWPGMVLVTVFVTCPFVVRELVPVMMSQGSQEDEAAVLLGASGWKMFWRVTLPNIRWALLYGVVLTNARAIGEFGAVSVVSGAIRGETYSLPLQVELLHQDYNTVGAFTAAALLAMMAIFTLMFKSALQWHLARQQ
- the cysM gene encoding cysteine synthase CysM, giving the protein MAGLEQFIGNTPLVKLQRLTQEVDAEIWVKLEGNNPAGSVKDRAALSMIEQAELRGEIKPGDTLIEATSGNTGIALAMIAAVKGYRLKLLMPENMSKERQASMQAYGAELILVSREIGMEGARDLAQQMEQQGEGKVLDQFNNPDNPRAHFISTGPEIWQQTQGRITHFVSSMGTTGTITGVGSYLKTQSNSVQVIGLQPEEKSQIPGIRRWSPAYLPGIFKKELVDSVIDMSQKEAESTMRLLASQEGIFCGVSSGGAVAGALRVAKENPGAVIVAIVCDRGDRYLSTGVFSS